The sequence ATCTTTAAGTTTAGGGGGGGTTACGAAATAATCAGCGCTTTTCTGATTAGTTCGTTACCCCCCCTTATGCCGGTCCACCATGGCACCGATTGACGTTATTTCGTCATAACGGCTTAGAAGGGGAGCGAAGCTTTGATAAGCTTGAAGATTCGGGCCGATGGCCACCCGGCTCCGCAGTCCCGCGGGGTTGGCGGCTTCGGGCCCCGCACCTGGAGAGTCCCTTCATGCTCCGCAATTTCCGAAAAGCCTTCCAAGGCAACCAGACGCCCACCGCGATTTTGATGATGCTCACCTTGGTGGGCATGGTGGCCTACCTCGCACCGAGCGGCAATCCCGAGGCCCGGGACAACGTGGTGGCGCGGGCCTACGGCCGGGAGATCCTGAAAGGCGATTGGGACCTCAATACCCTCTACATCCAGCGCGGCATGGGGGAAAAGGCCCGGACGGACGAGGGGCTGGCCTACGCGCAGAGCACGGCCCTCAAGATGCTCATCGACAAGGCCATCAAGGAGGAACAGGCGGAGCGCCATCACGTGGTGGTGACGGACCAGGAAGTCCGCGAGGACCTCATCTCCACGCTCAAGCGCTATGAGTTCTTCAAGAATCCCGACGGCACGCTGCGCCCGCTGCCGGAAATCGACCGCATCCTCCAGGCCAGCCAGACTTCCCTCAAGGAGTTCGAAAAACAGTCCAAGGAGCGGTTAATCCAGCAAAAACTGAACTCCCAGTTGAGCCACGAGATGCCGGTGGATGAAGCCTGGATCAATCTGGAACACCGGGCCCGGAACGAAAAAATCAGCATCGAGGCCGTGAGCCTCCAGCCGGATCCAGCTGCGGTGGCGGATCCGGGCGATGCGAAGCTGGAAAGCTACCTCCAGGAATCCGGACCGCGGTTCCAGCAGGGGCCCCGCCGCCTGATCCAGTTCGTCTCCGTGGACATGGCTTCCTTCGGCAACACCTTGAATCCCGATGAGGCGGCGCTGAAGGCCGCCTATGAATCCAAGAAGGCCGAGTACTCCGAGCTGAAGGCCAGCCACATCCTGTTCAAGGCGAAGACGGACGAGGAATTCGCCGCGGCCACCGAGAAGGCCCAGAAGCTCCGCGAGGAGCTTGCCAAGGGCGCGGATTTCTCGAAGAAGGCCGAAACCCTGAGCGAAGATCCTTCCGCCAAGGACGCCAACGGCAATAAAGGCAACAAGGGCGACCTGGGCTGGTTCAAGTCCGGGCAGATGGTGAAGTCCTTCGAAGACGCCGCCGTGGCGCTGAAGGAAGGCGAATTCAGCCAGCCCGTGCGCACGAATTTCGGCATCCACATCATCCGGCTGGATGGGCGGCGCACCAAGTCCTTCGAGGATGTGAAGGAAACCCTGCGCAGCGAACTCGCGCAGGAGCGGTTCTCAAACCGGGCCAAGGAAAAGCTGGCCCAGTTGCGCAAGCGCACCGGCGAGCGCGGGGACCTGAACGCCGCGGCCCGGGCCCTGGACCTGCAGGTGAAGACCAGCAAACCCTTCCTGAACGAGCCGTCCGCGCAGATCGAGGGCATCGCCTTCGCCGGCATGATGGTGAACGAGGTCTTCAGGCTCAAGGTGGGCGACATTTCCAAGGTGCAGAGCGCGGGCGGCGCTTTCGTGGTCTTCAAGGTGCTCTCGGAACTGCCCAGCTCGGTGCCGCCCCTCAAGGAAATCCGCGCGAAGGTGCTGGATTCCTGGAAATCGGGGGAAGCCAAACGGCTGCTCCTGGAAACCGCCGCCGCGCAGCTCAAGGGTGGGGACCTGAAAGCCCTGGGCGAGGTGAAATCCAGTCCGGACACGACCGTGAGGGCCTACCCGGAAGCCGCGTCCATCGGCATCCGCAAAGAGCTGCTCGCCACGGCCGCCGGCCAGATCAGCGCGCCGGTGTGGGGCAACGACGGCAAGCTCTGGATCGGGAAGGTCACCGCCCGCACCCCGGCTCCGGAAATGAATTTCGCGCAGCGCCGAGCCCTCCTGGACGAACTGCAAAAACAGCTGGTCGCCAAGCAGCTCGACCACGAGGTCCAGTTCCTGGAAACCGAAGGCAGGCTGCGGCCAGGTTTCAGCTCCCTGTGGGGCCGCGTCAACGGCATCTGGATCAATCCCAAGGCGACGCCCGCGGAACAATCAGATCTCGGGGAGTGAGGCTCGAGGCTCGGCCCAAGGCCGCAAGCCTGCAGAACCCCGCCGCCCCGCTCCTCATGCCTGGCGGCCTGGCCAGGGATGGTGGCAACGCTCGTCCGCATCGAGCCCGGGCGCGGTTTTGCATTGGTCCGAGGCTTGCGGGCAGCGGTCCATCAGCAGGCAGCCGCCGGGTTCCAGATCCCGCACCCGCTCCACACCCCATCGCCGCGGATGGGAGGAGGCCTCCAGATCGGGGACCGCTTCCCAGAGGCCGCGCAGGTAGGGATGGCGGAGTTCTGAAAGCAGCGGCTGCGAAGGTCCCCTGACCATCATTTCGCCGCCGTACAGCACCAGGACCTGGTCGCACAGACGGCGCACCGCGGGCAGATCGTGGCTGACGAACAGCATCGCCACGCCTTCGGCCTTGAGTTCCAGCAGCAGCTCCAGCATGTGGCCGGCCAGGGTCGGGTCCAGCGCCGACAGCGGCTCGTCCAGCACCAGGAGGGCTGGCGAGAGCATCAGCGCCCGCGCCAAGGCCAGCCGCTGGGCCAGCCCGCCGGACCATTGGCCTGGTTTCTGGTCCAGCGCGCTTCCGGGGAACCGCACCTTCGCGGCCATTTTTTCCGCCGCCTGGCGCCGGGCCTTGGGATCTCCCCGCCGGTGGATGGCCAGCGGTTCTTCCAGGATTTCAAAGCCGGTCATGTGGGGCGGAAGGCTGGCCAGAGGATCCTGGAACAGCGCCTGGATGCGGGGCCTGCAGGGCCGGCGGGCCTTCTCGGGAATGCCCGACCAGGCTTCGCCCGAAAGCAGCACGCGGCCGGCCGTCGGCTCCAGCAAGCCGAGGATCAGATTCATCAGCGTGGTCTTGCCCGCGCCGCTCTCGCCCACGATGCCCCAGGCTTCGCCGGGCTGGACACCGAATGAGATTCCCCGCAGGTGCCAGCGCTCAGCTCGGTGCAGTGAAAGGTGTTCGACCCTTAAAAGATCCACAGGAATTCCAGCAAGAAAGATGAGGATGCTCTCAGGAGCATAGCCCTGAAAACATCCTCACGATCCATTCCTTCCCTTGATTTGATCCAGACTGCCGATCAGTACAGCAGGTAGTCCATGCCATATCCGAAGTGCACCACGCCGGGTACGGCCTTGTCCGGCTGGCGGGTGATGGTGCCGCTGAGGGCGCTTGCGTTGTAGAAGATGCGCACGTTCGTGGCGGAATCTTCCCAGAAGTAGAGGCGGTCCCCAGCATCTACCATCACGTTCATTGCGTTGAACAGGGGTATCCGCGCGGCGCTGGTTGTATCCGGATCGGCGATGGTGCCCATGAGAGCGGCGGCCCCATTGAAAGCGAAAATGTTGAAACCTGCGGGGGAACCGTTTCGGCTGGCCAAATATATGCGGTCGCTGGCCGGATCCACCCAGATCTTGCGCAGGGAGAGACCCGTGAAGGAAAGGGTGCGGGAAGGGGTTGCGCCCGTGGCCAAGGTGCTGGCGCTGTCGAATCGATAGACTTTGTCCGCCCCAATTCCGCCCTCGGAAGTGTAGAGGCGGTCGTTCACAGGGTCCAGGCAGAGCCAGACGCCCGGCGCATTGAGGAACGCGGTGGGTGTCACATTGCCGTTCAGCGTGCTGGCGGCATTCACCGCGCACACCGTTGCAGATCCAGCGATCCCAGCCACGTACAGGCGATCGTGGGCCGAATCGATGGTGACTCCCTCGAAACTGGTGAGGCCCTGAAGGGTGATGACGCGGTCCGGCGCCACATTCCCCGACACGGTGTCGGCGTTGTGCCAGACCAGGATCTTGGCGGGGTTCGTATTGGCCACGTAGATCATCTTCCGGGTCCGATCCACGGCCAGGTGGTCCACATGCATATTGTTGATCTGGGTGTTGGCTCCCTGGATCAGGCGAGGGGTGGCCACGCCGGGAACATTGAGCAGGTCATCGGTGATGCGGATGGCATTGTCTCCCCAGCTCGCGGAGAAGAACCGCACCTTGGCCAGCGCCCCGACCGTCAGGTTCAACGCTGCCGTATGGGTAAAGGTCCCGTCGGTGCCGCTGAGGACAAGGCTGAGCGGACCCGCCGCGACGCCCATGGGCACCGCGATGGTGAGGATTCCCGAGGAGGCCGAGGCGCCAATGGTCCCGCTGCCAGTGATGTTCTGGGCGTTGGCCTGGATGCCCAGGGTGATGGCCGCGGCGTGGCCGTTGGTGCGGGTGATGTTGATGGTCGCGGGCCCGCTGGCGCCCTCCACCACCGTCCCGGAGGCGGCGGCGAGGCTGAAATCCGGCACTGGCGGGGCGGCCACCGTCAGCGAAGCGGCGCTGCTCAGCACATTGCCCGCGGCGTTGCTGACGCGGACCGTGAACTGGCTGCCGCTGTCGCCGGTGGTGGTGGCGGGGGTCGTGTAGGAAGCACCCGTGGCGTATTGGATGTCGGTGCCGTTCTTGCGCCACTGGTAGGCCAAGGGCGCGTCGCCGGTGGCGGTCACCGAGAAGGTGGCCGTGGCGGGCGCGGTCACTGACTGGTTCTGGGGCTGGGCGCCGATGCTCGGGGGGACTCCCGGCGCGGGGCCGATGCTGCTCGTGGAGCCGCCGCATCCAAGCAGCAGCAAGAGCAAGGCGATGAGGGAATGGCGCATGGTTATCTCCTGGTTCAACCAAGAAAACGTACCAAACGATCCGCCAACGCCATTGGACCGGTTTTGACATTTCCCCATGGACCAGTCGGGGAAAACCCGCTCAGCGGATGCGCTCCGTCCCCAGGTAGGGCACCAGCGCTTTCGGGATCCTCACGCTGCCATCCGCCTGCTGGCCGTTTTCCAGAACCGCCACCCAGGTGCGGCCCACGGCGAGCCCGCTGCCATTCAGCGTGTGCAGGAAGGTGGCCTTCGCCTTCGCATCGGCGGGCTTGTACTTGATGTTGGCGCGCCGGGCCTGGAAGTCGCCGAACCAGCTGCAGGAGCTGATCTCGCGGTAGGTGTCCTGGCTGGGCAGCCAGACTTCGAGATCATAGGTTTTCCGAGACGAAAACCCCATGTCGCCTGTGCAGAGCAGCACGCGGCGGTAGGGCAGTTCCAGCTCTTCCAGGATGGCCTCGGCGTTGCCCGTGAGCCGCTCCAGCTCCGCTTCCGCCTGCTCGGGCGCGGTGAAGCTCACGAGCTCGACCTTGTGGAACTGGTGCTGGCGGATGAGCCCCTTCGTGTCGCGGCCATGGCTGCCCGCTTCGCTGCGGAAGCAGGGCGTCAGCGCGCAGTGGCGCAGCGGCAATTGGTCGAAGGCAAGCACCTCGTCGCGGTAGAGGTTCGTCACCGGCACTTCCGCGGTGGGGATGAGGTAGAGGCTGGATTCACCATGGGGCATCTTGAAGAGATCCGCCTCGAACTTCGGCAATTGTCCCGTCCCGTACAGGCTGTCGGCGTTCACGAGATAGGGCGGGATGACTTCGAGATACCCGCTGGCGGATTGGCGATCGAGCATGAAGGCCGCCAGGGCCCGTTCCAGTTTCGCGCCCCAGCCCATCAGCACGCTGAAGCGCGCGCCGCTCAGTTTCGCGGCGCGGTCCAGGTCGAGGATGCCGAGCTTGGTGCCTAGATCCACGTGGTCCAGGGGGTTCGCGATGTCCGGAAGCTGGCCCCAGCGCTTGATCACAACATTTCCTTCGTCACTCACACCAACCGGAACCGAGGCATCCGGAAGATTCGGGATGGTGGCAATGAAGGCGCGAAACTTGGCCTCAGCCTCTCTTTCAGCCTTTTCGAGGATCTTCAGCTTGTCGCCCATCTTCCCGTCGGGCGGCTTCTGGCACAGATTAGATGGCGCTCCGCGATCTCACCGCCGGCCCCTGCTTGGCAAGCTTGCCTACTTCTTCAGCTGCCTTGTTGCGCGCAGCCTTTAATAGCTCCGCTTCCTGGATCACACGACGCCGTTCGCTTTCAAGGATCTGGAAAGTGGCGTCGTCGAAGGCGGCGCCGCGGTGGGCGAGTCCGCTTTTCACGGCCTCCAGGTCGCGTCGGAGGAGCTGGGGATCAAGCATCTGGAATCCTGGAAAAACTCCAGTTTAGCGACCGTTACGAACTAACCAGCGCTTTTCTGGTGAGTTCGTAACGGACGCTTAGACCGGACAGCGAACGGCTTAGCGGCCTCGCCCGGAAGACCCTAACCGCCTTGCAAGGGCTTCTCCTCTGACCGAAAAAACTTCGAGCAAACTCTTCGAAGGCATCTATTGGAAGTGGCGGGCTGAAGAAATAGCCCTGATAGGCCGGGCACCCGCAACCGGCCAGGAAGTCTCGTTGCTCCGCTGTTTCAACGCCTTCCGCGATCACGCTCATTCCTAGGCTCCCGGCCAGTGTCACAACGGTTCTGGCAATTGCCGCATCGTTTGGGTCGTCAAGGATATCGCGCACGAACGACCGGTCTATCTTCAGTTGATCCACAGGGAGGCGTTTCAGGTACGACAGCGAAGAATAGCCAGTGCCGAAATCATCAATCGAAAACCTGACGCCATTTGCCTTCAATACGAACATTTTTTCGGCGATTTCGTCTACATCATGCACAAGTAGGCTTTCAGTCAGCTCCAGATCTTCCTCCAGGGCTGCCCGGGTCTTCACGGCCACCTCCATGGCCGGATCGAAGAAACGAAACGTATTGCGGCCCGCTGCCTTGGCTTTGTACATGCAAAGATCGGTTTCCTTCATCAGGTCCTCGATCGAAACCAGGGAACCAATGAAGAGGGTTGCGCCGATGCTTGCCGTGCTGCGGTAGGTGACATTGCCGATTCCGTAGCTCTGGCTGAGTGCCGAGAGGATCTTCAAAGCGACCGCCTCGGTATCGGCGGCGGCATTAAGCTCGGTGGCATCCAGGTTCGAAAGCACCACCACGAATTCGTCGCCGCCCAGCCGAGCCACGGTATCGCCCTCGCGCACGCACTTTTTCAGGCGCTTCGCGACCTCTTTCAGCAGCAGATCGCCCATGTAATGGCCGAGCGTGTCATTGAGTGTTTTGAAATCATCCAGATCGATGAACAGGAGGGCGCAATGGCAGCCGCTTCGTCCGCTGGCCGTCATGGCCTGGTTCAAGCGGTCCAGCAGGAGCGTCCGGTTGGGCAGCCCGGTGAGCTGGTCGAAATAGGCCAGCTCCTGGATCCTTCCTTCTGCTTTCTTCCGCTCGGTGATGTCGAAGTGCGTGCCGACATAATGGGTGACAGCCCCATCGTCGCCCCTTACGGCCGAGATCACGAGCCATTTGGGATACGATTCGCCGTTCTTGCGGCGGTCCCAGATTTCTCCCCGCCACCCCCCAGTGCGGTTGATGGTCTGCCACATTTCGCGGTAGAACGCTTCATCGTGATGGCCGGATTTGAGCAGCCGCGGAGTCTGGCCGACCGCTTCTTCGGCCGAATAGCCGGTGCTTTCGGTGAAGGCTTGATTGATCTGCAGGATCACACAGTTGGCATCCGTCACCATCATGCTTTGCTGAGACTCGAAGGCCACGGCCGCGATACGTAGCTGTTCTTCGGCTTGCTTGGGGGTGATGTGCGGCCGTGATCCCACGCCTGGCGTTCCATGCTCGTCATCGGCACGCGCTCAAAATGTGCATCAGGCCGCTTCCACGGCTCTCGAGAACAATGTCATTCGCGAGCTGCCCAGCCTTTCATCATCCGCCAACCGTTGCGACCGGGGTGAAGCTCCGATCCAATCGGTTTTCCGTACAGGGGATGTCGTGCAACGGACAACGTTTGGCCGTTCGTTGACAGCAAGCGGCCCTGGTGAGAAATCGGTGGGTCTCGATCAAGGGAAACGCCTCCTTCCCGCCTTCCATCCACCCAGTAGGTCTCGAAGCCATGGTAGAAAAGGGGCCAAGGACGGTCCTTCACGATCTGCCGCCGGAATACCTCCTCCGTGCCGAGCCATTTTTTGATCTGGACGGCCGATAGGCCTTCGGCTTGCAGGGTCTCATCCATGATTTTTTGGCGGCGGTCGAACTCCTCGTCCGAAATGACCATCCAGTGGTGGGCATTGCGGGGTCGCTGCCCCATGTATTGGCCGCGCTCTCCGGTGAACCGCATGCGCAGGAATCCGAACTGCTTGCCCTTGAGCGTGGCTTTGTCGTGGTCCGCGAAGAACGGAGCCAGGACCCGGTCGACAAAGACGCGGTCGTAGAAGGCGTCGAGGACGCGCCGAAGCGTCGCGTCGCCGCCAATTTCCGCATAGAAGCCAGGGTCGGCGGATCCGTCTTCGATCCTCCGGCGGGGCTGCGCGTCTGGATCCATGGGACCTCCAGGGCAAAAGGGGTGGACCGTTCTCCTTCAAACGAGGGCAGTCACGGGCAGCGGGCGGGGAATCGCTCTCAGGCAGATCACGACTGCCGCCAGGGCGGGCCAAGTCCATGGTCCTGGCAATAGGACCTCCACAATGGCGCCCCCCAAGCAAGCAAGTGAGAGGCAAGCTGTGTGCCCATGCCAAGCCCTCAATCCACGGCGGGGCGACATGGCGAGGAAGGGTGTCGCGATGGCGGCCACCAGGCACATCCCCGCCAGCCAAAGAAGCGTGAGCGGGGCCCGGCCGCTCAGCGCATGGAGCCCCCAGGCGCTGGCGCAGAGGGGAATCGTGGTCCCGACGTAGAACCTGCCAAGGCGGCGGTGGCGCGGGGTGCCCCGTGGGGTCCACCAGGTGCGGAGTCCGAGGAACAGCGCCGAGAAGGCCGAGGCCAGATGGAAGACCAGTAGAACGAGAGTCCATTTCATGGTTCAGCTGTCTCCGAAGGGCAAGCGTTTGATGGCGATGAATTCTTGGAAGGAGGAGATGAAGTCCTCCTGCGCCTTTGTCTGGATATAGCCGTTGTTCAGGCTCCGGACGCGCACGACCGCCCGGCCCGCAGCCTCTCCTCGCCATACGAGGAAGCACGCCAACAGAAGGCCCGTGCGGCCCATGCCGGCGCGGCAGTGGACCAGGACAGGCTGTCCCGAGTCGAGCCGGTCGGCGATCCACGCGCAGACTTCGGCGGCCTTCCTGGGCTGGGGGATGCCCATATCCGGAACGGGAAAATGGAGTCCGGTGAAATCTTCGGCTTCCAGAGGGAGGGCGAGGGGTTCTTCGGTCATGGAGACAAGGTGGCGGACTCCCTGCTGCCGGAGGTAATCCAGGTCGAGCTCGATGGCTTGAAGGAGGCCTGGTTGCGAAGCCCCGGCGAGCTGGCCGGGCAATACCCAATGGAAGCTCCTGGAGATCATCAACCGCCCCATTTTAAAAATTCTTTTACACGTGGATGGACTGGAGACCGGAAGAATTCATGACGTTCCGCCTGCAGCACATTCCGGCCATCTTCCAGGAATAGCGCGGTATCGCAGACCCGTTCCGCGAACGCGATGTTGTGGGTCACCAGCACAATGACGGTCTTCGGTTTGAGCCCAAGGATTTCTTGGGCCAGATTCTCAAGGGATGTATTTGGCACTCCTCCCTCGGGCTCATCCAATAGCAGCATGGGAGTGGGCATTCGGAGGGAATTCCGCAACAGGGCGGTCCAGGCCGTGGCGCAGGTTCCGGCGGATCCACCGGCGCCACCGCTCGCCCCGAATTACACTCTGGGGGGAGGGGCGAGGCGCAAGGTGGCGGTCCCGACGATTCCCGGCATCGCCCCTCGGATCTCCGCCGCTGGGGAACGAAAATGGCGTGCAAAGGGACGTCTTCCGCCTCCAGGCGCACATCCCAGTCGTGAGCGGCTGTGAGCCTTCCGGCCAAGGCCCTGAGCAGGGTGCTCTTGCCGCTCCCGCCCTTCCCCAGCACGGCGAGGACCCCGCGGGCCGGAAGCGCCACGCGATCGAGGCGCAGCACTTCACGGCCCTCAAACCGGACCCGCAGGGAATGGATGATGCCCATGGGGCTTCGATCTCAGACTTTGGTGTTCGCCGTGATCTCACGGCACTTCATGAGCACGAGGCCGAGGTTCACATCCTGGCGTGTGACGACGATGAGCACGATGGTGGGTTGCTGCTTCAGACGACCGAAGAAGTGCCAGAGGTTGGTGCTGGCGACGATGATTTCCTGGAAATAATGCTCCGCTGTCGTCACGCCCCGGATCTGCTTGAACATGTTCTCGATATTCATGACGTTGTCGCCTTGGAACAGGTCATGCGTAGCCGAGGCGACCATGTCCAGGACCGCTTGGGGGTGGCTATCCACGGTCTTCACGGCCAAGAGCATGCCGGAATCCATATCCACCAGGCCCGCGGCTACGGCCTTGGGAACTTCACTGATGCTCGCCTTGATCGCTGCTTCGGCATTCATGGTCTTGCTCCAAAAGAGGGCTCGGATCGCCGGGCCCGGATTAAACCTGGCTATGCAGTTCTTCCCCCATGAGGGACTGGAGCAAGGCGGTCCAGAGCCTCACAGGGATGCCGTGGGGTTGGCGGATCAGTTGGTCCAGGTCCGTGTCCCGACCGCGCAGCGGTTTGATGGCTTCCGTCCATTCCCGCGCGGGCGGCTCGTCCGGGAGCAGGCCACGCAGCGAATTGATGGCTTTCCTGGCCAATTCTTTGTCATGCTCCAGCAATTCCTCGCGTTGGTTGATGAGGGTGATCAGCTCCGCGAAGGCGGCGAGGTCGGCGAGGGTTTGCACCCCCAAGAGTTGCTGTTCCCGCCCGGAGGCGATGCCTGCCGCAAGGAGCTTTTGCTGCAAGGCGCGGATCTGCCGGCGGTCCCGGGCGCGCAGCAAAGGGTAGGCATCGCGTCCGACAAGCACAGCCAGGGCAGTGGATCCACCGAGGATCATCCGCTTGAGTTCAGCACCGCCGATTTCATGCGGCAGGGTGCTTTTCCCGAGGATTGACCGGACTGATTCCCGGAATTTCGCGAAAGCGAGCCTGACTTGGAGCGAATTTGCGAGTTCCGTCTGGTAGGTGAGCAGAGGTTTCGCGCCCTGGATCCCGCAGGCCA comes from Holophagaceae bacterium and encodes:
- a CDS encoding peptidyl-prolyl cis-trans isomerase codes for the protein MLRNFRKAFQGNQTPTAILMMLTLVGMVAYLAPSGNPEARDNVVARAYGREILKGDWDLNTLYIQRGMGEKARTDEGLAYAQSTALKMLIDKAIKEEQAERHHVVVTDQEVREDLISTLKRYEFFKNPDGTLRPLPEIDRILQASQTSLKEFEKQSKERLIQQKLNSQLSHEMPVDEAWINLEHRARNEKISIEAVSLQPDPAAVADPGDAKLESYLQESGPRFQQGPRRLIQFVSVDMASFGNTLNPDEAALKAAYESKKAEYSELKASHILFKAKTDEEFAAATEKAQKLREELAKGADFSKKAETLSEDPSAKDANGNKGNKGDLGWFKSGQMVKSFEDAAVALKEGEFSQPVRTNFGIHIIRLDGRRTKSFEDVKETLRSELAQERFSNRAKEKLAQLRKRTGERGDLNAAARALDLQVKTSKPFLNEPSAQIEGIAFAGMMVNEVFRLKVGDISKVQSAGGAFVVFKVLSELPSSVPPLKEIRAKVLDSWKSGEAKRLLLETAAAQLKGGDLKALGEVKSSPDTTVRAYPEAASIGIRKELLATAAGQISAPVWGNDGKLWIGKVTARTPAPEMNFAQRRALLDELQKQLVAKQLDHEVQFLETEGRLRPGFSSLWGRVNGIWINPKATPAEQSDLGE
- a CDS encoding ABC transporter ATP-binding protein codes for the protein MDLLRVEHLSLHRAERWHLRGISFGVQPGEAWGIVGESGAGKTTLMNLILGLLEPTAGRVLLSGEAWSGIPEKARRPCRPRIQALFQDPLASLPPHMTGFEILEEPLAIHRRGDPKARRQAAEKMAAKVRFPGSALDQKPGQWSGGLAQRLALARALMLSPALLVLDEPLSALDPTLAGHMLELLLELKAEGVAMLFVSHDLPAVRRLCDQVLVLYGGEMMVRGPSQPLLSELRHPYLRGLWEAVPDLEASSHPRRWGVERVRDLEPGGCLLMDRCPQASDQCKTAPGLDADERCHHPWPGRQA
- a CDS encoding diguanylate cyclase, with protein sequence MMVTDANCVILQINQAFTESTGYSAEEAVGQTPRLLKSGHHDEAFYREMWQTINRTGGWRGEIWDRRKNGESYPKWLVISAVRGDDGAVTHYVGTHFDITERKKAEGRIQELAYFDQLTGLPNRTLLLDRLNQAMTASGRSGCHCALLFIDLDDFKTLNDTLGHYMGDLLLKEVAKRLKKCVREGDTVARLGGDEFVVVLSNLDATELNAAADTEAVALKILSALSQSYGIGNVTYRSTASIGATLFIGSLVSIEDLMKETDLCMYKAKAAGRNTFRFFDPAMEVAVKTRAALEEDLELTESLLVHDVDEIAEKMFVLKANGVRFSIDDFGTGYSSLSYLKRLPVDQLKIDRSFVRDILDDPNDAAIARTVVTLAGSLGMSVIAEGVETAEQRDFLAGCGCPAYQGYFFSPPLPIDAFEEFARSFFGQRRSPCKAVRVFRARPLSRSLSGLSVRYELTRKALVSS
- a CDS encoding group 1 truncated hemoglobin; its protein translation is MDPDAQPRRRIEDGSADPGFYAEIGGDATLRRVLDAFYDRVFVDRVLAPFFADHDKATLKGKQFGFLRMRFTGERGQYMGQRPRNAHHWMVISDEEFDRRQKIMDETLQAEGLSAVQIKKWLGTEEVFRRQIVKDRPWPLFYHGFETYWVDGRREGGVSLDRDPPISHQGRLLSTNGQTLSVARHPLYGKPIGSELHPGRNGWRMMKGWAARE
- a CDS encoding dual specificity protein phosphatase family protein, which codes for MISRSFHWVLPGQLAGASQPGLLQAIELDLDYLRQQGVRHLVSMTEEPLALPLEAEDFTGLHFPVPDMGIPQPRKAAEVCAWIADRLDSGQPVLVHCRAGMGRTGLLLACFLVWRGEAAGRAVVRVRSLNNGYIQTKAQEDFISSFQEFIAIKRLPFGDS